GATATGGTCACCGGGCAAGAGGTACCCTTCGACGGCGCGATCGTGATGTCGCCCGCGCAGTGGACGGCGCCAGAGCTCGGCAGGGTGCGCGGAACGCACCTCTACATCGGTGCCGGACTGCTTGAAGGCGGGACGCTGCGGCATGCAAGAAAGATTTCGGCCAGCTTCAAGCGCGAGGGCGCATCGGTGACCGAGGTTTATCCGCCGAGCGGACACAGCATGAATTCCTGGGTCAACATCTGGACCGCGGCGATCGCGGATATCGCCGGGCGGTTCTGAAGCTTGGCCAGCCCAGGCGAACGTGTCGCGGCTCGCCGGCGCACTTGTCCAGTAACCATGGGCTAGCCGGACCGGGGTCGCAAGCCTGTTCAAGGTGCGTCACGACATTCCTGTTCCTGGCCGATCAATAGGCCGCGCTCAGGTGGGATCGCGCTCGAACGCCCTGGTACCGGGTGGCAGCTGGGCCCAAGGATGCCGGCGGCAGTCGTACACCGAAATCTGCGGCGCCGGAAAGTCGGGATCGGCAAAGGCGCCGACCGCCACGAACACTTCGTCGTCGACGTCGTTTTCCGTATGGAAGACCGTCGAGCCGCACACCGGACAAAAGTGGTAGACGAAGCCACAGCCGGCGTCGCCGGTGCGCACGTAGGCCGTGGACCGGCCGCTCACTGTATAAGGAAGGGGAAACCCGGCCACCGGTGCGAACACGCTGCCGGTACGTCGCTGGCAGGCCAGGCAATGGCAGATGCCGACGCCGTTCGGCTCGGCCGCCACTTCGATTCGCAGCTGGCCGCAGCTGCAGGATGCGGTTCTTGTCGCCATGGTTTTCCTCCGTAGGTAGGCGGCCCGACCTTGCGCCATTGGTCCCGATTGGAATCGCCCTCCGCCGCTTTTGCGCGGGGTGCTTGTAAGACTGGACGCGCCGCCAAGCGCCACCAGGCTGCGCAATCCGTATCGCGCCGCCCGGCGGTCTCGAGGACTGCAGCCCCGATCAGTAGCGTTCCGACCGACGCGGCAATTCTAGATCCAAAAGACATACGATGGGCCGTCGCCCTTGGTGCATGGCGTGCGGGCTGCGCGCTGGTGAATTGGCGGTTCGGCATGCTGCGAACGATCCTGCCGCAGGCATTGGCGCGCGGCGCGCTGCCGGAGCCTCGCATTGCCGGCTTGTCTCGCTCAGGGGAATAAACGACGCGGACGTCGCGCGCCCCCGGCGCGCGGCGCCGCGCGAAGCAGCGGCAGATGGGCGATTCGCCAGAGCCTCGCGCCGGTAGGCGCAGGGTCTTCGAATCCACCGCCTGCCGTCCAGACAAATAAAAAAGGTTCTTCACGGATTTCCGGGAAGGTGCGCCGAAAAACAGGAAAGCGGTAGAGAAGAGTTAGACTTGTTGTGCGACCAACAGTACTGAACTCAACTTACCGCTTTCATGCAAGATAATAATCTCGGCCTTCCATTCTGGGAAGGTTTTCTCGCGTCTGACCTCGAGCGCAAGAATGGTGCAACGTGGATCACGTTGGTTCCTGACCCAAGGGCCCCACTAGTGTGCTCGGGCTGCGATTCAAACTGCTGGCAGATTCATGAAACAGGCTGGCGTGTAGTGCGTGATATGCCAATGCTGGGCGACCCGGTCTGGTTGCGGGTGCGTCTGCGGCGTGTTCGCTGTAGTGAATGTGGGACTCGAGCTGAGCGCGTGAAGTGGCTAGACCGTCATGCACGGGTGACACAACGGCTGGCCGAGTTCGTGGGCCTATGGTGCCAAAAACTGCCAGTGGCCCATGTTTGCAAGCTCTCTGGCTTGCACTGGGACACAGTACGACGCATCGAGCGTACCAACTTGGCAGCGCAGATTGCGGCCTTGCCAGATGCCCAGCCTACCCGCTTGGTCATGGATGAATTCGCTCTGTATAAAGGGCACCGCTATGCCACGGTAGTGCTCGACGCTGACACTCGGCGTGTTTTATGGGTTGGCGAGGGACGCAGCCGCGAAGCGTTGCGTCCTTTCTTTGAGTGGTTAGGACCGGAACGCTGCCGCGCAATCGAAGCTGTTGCGATGGACATGAACACGGCGTTCGATCTCGAAGTAAAGGAACACTGTCCGCAGGCTCACGTCGTCTACGACCTATTCCACGTGGTTGCGAAATATGGCCGAGAGGTGATTGATCGAGTCCGTGTAGATGAGGCAAATCGGCTCAAGCATGATCTGCCAATGCGTAAAGTCGTCAAGCGCGCTCGCTGGCTCCTGTTAAGAAACAGAGCCAACATCCCGGCCGAAAAGCTGGCAAGCCTTGACGAGCTACTGGCAGCAAATCAGACACTGAGCACCGTCTACATCATGAAGGCTGCGTTGAAGGAACTATGGTCGGCGCAGGGCGCTTGGCAGTGGCGAACTGCTTGGCAAACATGGCTGCGCATGGCAAACGAAAGCGGCGTCGAGCCGCTGCAAAAATTCGCCAGGAAGCTTAAACCCTACTGGCGCGGCATCGTGGCGCGGGTACGCTGGCCGATGCATACCGGCCAGCTAGAAGGAATCAACAACAGAATCAAGGTCATGAAGCGCATGGCCTACGGCTACCGCGACAGCGAATTTTTCTTCCTAAAGATCAAAGCTGCCTTCCCCGGAAATCCGTGAAGAACCATAAAAAAGCCTCCGCAGGGGATAATGCCGTTCAGTTAAGACTGAGCGGCATTTTTCTTTTTGGTGTTGTAAACAGTAGCTGAGGCTGTTAACCTGCGTCACCATGCTTGATGACGCGCTCCATTTCCTCGTACAAGCCCAGGAAGACCCGGACTGGGCCCGCCTGGGACGGCACTTGCCTTCCGAGTGGATCGAGCAAGCGGTTGTACACACTGGCAAAGCGAGCATTCGACGGCGCCGGCTGCCGACCGAGCAGGTAGTGTGGCTCGTCGTCGCCTTGGCGCTGTACCGTCATCAGTCTATCAGTGAAGTGGTTGACGACCTGGACCTTGCGTTGCCGGACGTGCAGGCGCCTTTCGTAAGCAAAAGCGCGGTAGCGCAGGCACGGCAGCGTGTTGGCGCCGAACCACTGCGGGCATTATTCGAGATCTCAGCAAAGGCATGGTCGGAGCAGGATCGCAAGCAGTACCTGTTCAAGGGACTAAGTCTGTATGCGATGGACGGCACGACATTGAAGACGGCGGATACGCCGGAACAGCGCAACCATTTCGGCGAGCAGTCGTATGCCAGTGGCCGGATCGCCAGCTATCCGCAAGTGCGTGGTGTGACCTTGACTGCCGTGCCGACCCACCTGATACGCGATGCCAAGTTTGGCCCTTACGGCATCAACGAGATGCTGCACGCCAAGGAGCTGCTCGCATCGATTCCGGATGATTCGCTTACCGTCTTCGACAAAGGTTTTCTGTCAGCCGAGATTCTGTGCGGCCTGACCGTTGGAGGAACGAACAGGCACTTCATCATTCCAGCCAAGTCCAATACGAAATGGGAAGTCGTTGGCGGTACTGCCGACGATGCGATGATCGAAATGCGCGTATCGCCCCAGGCACGCAAGAAGTGCCCGGACTTGCCTGCGACCTGGCGCGCACGCGCCATTACGATCATCGACCAGAGCGCACGCAAACACGTATTGCTGACCTCACTATGCGACACCAAGCGCTACACGGCCAAAGACGTTGCGACTTGTTATACCCGGCGCTGGCAGATCGAAACGAGCTATCGCGAACTCAAGCAAACGATGATGGGCAGGGCGTTGACGCTGCGCAGCCGTACCGTCGAAGGCGTCTACCAGGAAATCTGGGGAACCTTGACTGCCTATAACCTGATCCGGCTGGAGATCGCCAAGGCCGCACTGGCGGTGAAGTGTGAGCCGACTGAGGTCAGTTTTATCCGTGCATTCCATGTCATCCAATACGAACTGCATTGGGCAGCAGTAACCCGCTCACATGGCAAGCTGCCCGCCTTGATGCAGCGCCTTCGCCAGCGTCTGCTCATGCTACTGAATGAAGAACGGCCCGGTCGAAAAATCGACCGGGCCGTGAAGGCCTTACCTCATCGCTACACTGTCCGCGTCCTGAAAAAAGACCTTAACTGAACGGCATTACTCCGCAGGGGAGGTTTTTTTATTTGTTCTGGCGGAGACGGTGTCTGTCGAACTGATTGTCCACCAACGTCTAAGCACGTCTCTGTACGGCCAATCTGCATAGTGGCAAAGTATTCGATCCGGCGCCGATTGTCTCAACACGTCTCCCGCAGTATCCGAGCAGCTCACAGGCATTTGTGGGTACGTTTGTGGGTAGACAGGTCTAGATCACACCGCGAATTTGCGCTTGACCTCCGCCGAGAGTGCGATTTTACGGACCAGATACTGAGAGCCCTCCTTGCAATTTTGACGCCGTGTGGCGGCGCCTTGCGATATCGTGCAGTCATCGGTAATTGGTGGAGGTTGGCTGCTGACTGCGGACGATCCCGAAGTGCCAGTCACGCCGCTCGGGGAGGACCACGCCTTTCAATGCCATACCGCGCTGCGCTGCCGTCAACCGAGCCGCGCGTGACTTCATACCTTGGCACCGCGCTCAGCGGAGGACGCACTAGCCCGTGTCCGTGGACAGCGTCGCGCGGCCGAGTTGACGACCAAATCGCGCTGCTGAAATGTGACACTTTCAGATTGAAAGCGTTTCCGAGGTATATCAATATGATATTGTGAGCAACAATGTCATTGCCTGGGAGGTCGCGTGAAAGTCGTTCGCCTGTCGATTCAGAATTTCAGGGGTATCAAGTCCGCGAATCTCCTTTTTGACGGCCACACGCTGATGGTTGGCTCCAACAATGTCGGGAAGAGCACGGTTTGCGAGGCATTGGACCTAGTCCTGGGTCCGGACCGTTTGAATCGATTCCCTCCTGTCGACGAATTCGACTTTTACAACGGGAGATACCTCGTGCCTGGGGCCGCGGAGGACGCCGCTCCCGAAACCATCCCTTTGCGTATCGAGGCGGTCCTGATCGACCTGAGCGCCGAGGTCTCGGGCAAATGCGGGGGCCACGTGGAGTTCTGGCATGTGGCCGAAAAGCGCCTGCTCGACGAGGGCGAGCTCGCCGCCGCCAATCCGCCGGTCGCGCTCCCCTGCTTGCGCCTCGAAACCGTGGGGCGCTACAACCCGGAGGAGGATGAGTTCGAGGCGAAGACCTACTTCTCACACAGCCCGGATGGACTCGACGGCGAGCTGACCCCAATTCCGAGGCCGGTGAAGCGTCTCTTCGGGTTTCTCTATTTGAGGACGCTGCGCACGGGATCGCGCGCGCTCAGCCTTGAACGCGGCTCCTTGCTGGACATCATCCTACGGGCGAAGGGCGTGCGCACCACGCTTTGGGAGAAGACCATTTCCAAGCTGCGGACTTTGGACATGGAGGCTGAGGCGGCCGAGCTCGCCCCAGTGTTGCGGTCGGTCGAAAAACGCCTCTCCCGCTACATCGCGCTGGATGCCCAAGGCCAAGGGCACGCGACTAGGGTCCACGTCTCGGAGCTCACCCGGGAGCATCTGCGCAAGACTATGACCTTCTTCTTGGCGCTGTCCCCCGGCCAGACGCACGTGCCCTTCGCGCACGCGGGCACCGGGACGATCAACACCCTCGTCCTCGCCCTGCTCTCCTTCATCGCGGACTTAAAGCCGGAGACGGTGATCTTCGCCATGGAGGAGCCCGAGATCGCCGTGCCTCCGCACACGCAGCGGCGCATCGCGAACTACCTGCTGACCAAAACGACGCAAGCCTTCGTCACGTCGCACTCGCCTTTCGTGATCGAAAAGTTCGAGCCGTCCATGACCCTGCTGCTGACCCGCGAGGACGGCGTCGTCTCGGCGCGCAAGGTGTCCGACGCCACGGGGCTCAAAGACAACGATTACAAACGCTTCGCCCGGTCCGGCCTATCGGAATGCATGCTTGGGCGCGCGGCGATCGTCGTTGAGGGAATCACCGAGCTGCACGCCATGCCGGTCGTGGCGCGGCGGATGGAGGAGGCCGATCCACTCCTGCTGCCCCTCGATATCGCGGGGGTCGCGTTCTTCGATGCCGACGGGGAATCGAACATGCCCAAGTTCGCCAAGTTTTTCAAAACGCTCGGCCTGCGCACGTTCGCTTTTTACGACTTGGATTACAAAGGGAAGCGCAAGCCCGAGCAAGCGCAGGCGTTGGCGGACAATTTTGAGGTCAACGTGGAGCATCCATACAAGGGCTTTGAAGATTTGGTCTTGGCGGAGGTCCCAGTAGACCGGCTGTGGTCTTTCTTGGTCGGATTGAAAGCGGACGACCAGAACGGCAACCTGGTCATTCCCGGCGAGAGGCCCGACGACCAAGCCGTCTTGTCGATCGCCCGGGGCGGCCTCGCCGGCGCCAAAGGAGCGGGATGGTGCGCGCGGCTGTTCGAAGAGTGCGAGCTCGACGAGCTGCCGAAGACGGTCACCGATTTCCTGCGCCAGATTTTCGCCCTGTTCCCGCCGCCCCAGCCGATCGTGGACGACGACGGCGGCCTGGAAGCGGCTCTCGCGTAGCCATGGACGCGGCTCCCAATCCGCGCGAAAGCGTGTTGGCCTGCGACGGGCACGCGCTGATCCTTGGCGGGCCCGGCAGCGGCAAGACGACCATCGCGCTGCGCAAGGCCATCAAGCGCATCAAGGAGGGCATGGCGCCGGAACAGTCCGCGTTGTTTCTGAGCTTCTCGCGCGCGGCGGTCGCCCGGATTCTGGACGCGGCCAAAGTCGAGGCGGAAAGGGGCGAGCAAGCCAAGCTTTCCATCCAAACCTTCCACTCGTTCTTCTGGGAGGTCCTTAAATGCCACGCCTATCTGCTGGGCGCGCCAAGGAAGCTCTCGATCCTGTTGCCCCATGACGAAAAGGCCCTTTCCGGCGGAATTTCGGAGGGGGACGATGCCTGGCCGGAGTGGCTGGCCGAGCGCGAGCGCCTCTTCCGTGAGGACGGCCGCGTCGCGTTCGACCTGTTCGCTCCGAACGCGACAACGCTGCTCGCTACCAGCTCGCACATTCTACTTTCCGTGGCCCGACGCTATCCCATAATTGTCGTCGACGAGGCGCAAGACACGGGCCAATTCGCCTGGCGATGCATCGAGATGTTGGCACCCCATTGCCAGATCATTTGCTTGGCGGATCTCGAGCAGCAGATCTTCGACTACCTTCCTGGGGTGGGGCCGGAGCGCGTCGACGCGATCCGCGCAGCCTTGGCGCCGCACGAGGTCGACTTCGGAACCGAGAATCATCGGAGCCCGAACTCGGAGATCCTCTTGTTCGGAAACGACGTGCTTGCCGGAACCGCGCGAGGCGCGCCATACAAAGGCGTGTCTTCGATGCCCTATCGGCCTGAGAATCCGACGCCGGACTGGAACGCATTGTTGCGCCGGTCGCTTGGCGCGCTTTGCAAAGCGATCAAAGTCGACACCGGCAAGCCTGTCGAGACCATCGCAATCCTCGTCGCGAACAACCGCAGCGCTCTGCGCGTGTCCAACGCGCTCAACGCCATAGGCGAACAGGGCGGGACGCCGGTAAAGCACAAGCTCTTGTTCGACGAGGCAGAGGCGCTGCTGTCCGCCCGGCTGGCGGCGTTTCTGCTAGAGCCTAAGACGGCAGGATCTTTTGAACAAGACGTGGCGATGAGCATGGACCTTATCGCCGCTGCCCTTCGCGCTACTGGTAACTTTCAAGCCCCGGCCGCGAAGTTGACCGAGCAGGCCAACAAAATCCGTGGAGGAAAAGCGCTACAGATCAAAATTGCCAAGGCGCTTCGCGGCGTGATCTTGCGGCTTCACCTTGTTGGATTCAGCGGGAACCCAGCCGCTGATTGGCTCTTGGTCAAGCACGCGTTGCGCGACAGCGGGCAAGCCGAGCTGTCGCGCGTGGCAACGCAGCTCGACTTCTTAGTCGCGTTCCAGCGAGGTCACCGCATCTCTGCGGGCTTGGCGACGCAGTGGCTGCGAGACGGCGCCTACACCCGAGCGCGAGAAGCGCTCGACCAAGCCTTGGCCCAAGAACATATCCTGGACGGCGCAGAGGCGCAGATGGGGATTCAGGTCATGAACTTTCATAAGGCCAAAGGCAAACAGTTCGACGGCGTCATCATTGTCCGGGAGGCTCGCAGGACAGGCGCAGGAGTGGACTCCTCCTTCGCATGGCGCGACGACATACCGCCATACACGAAGAGCCGACGCGTTCTCCGCGTGGGTATCACGCGGGCGCGCGGCCATCTTTTGATTCTTGACCCCATGTGGCCTAGTTGCCCACTGTTGCGGGGCCACGCGCTCTGAGACGCCGCCGCGCTTTCATTTAATGGCGACTGCATGCCCACCGGTCCATCCCTGACTAGCGCATAATCACGGCAAGCCGTATAGTCCCACTGTTCACCGCGTAGCGCTTGCTGCCAGGACGCGCCCGAGGCACGCTATCGAATGTTCTGGCGCGCCATCCTCGGGTGCGAGCGGCCTGAGGAAATCTCATCCGTGAGCCGTTTTCGCGCGCTCACACTGTTGAAACGCGCAAACCTCAAGCGGCGCACTTTCCATAGCTCACTTCCTTGTGGCGATCGAGCAAAGCGGGCGAGTAGATAGCGCCCGGCGATAGATCTCCAGCCCAGGCCGGGGTTTTCCTGCCCGCTGCACAGGCAACATTGGGAATGATCGGGCCGCCGGCGGGTGACGTAAGGACGGACCGACAGTACAGCTGTAGGTGCAGTAGCGCGGCCAGCTAGTGTGGAATATCCCGCGAGAGTCGGCGCAGCGCAGCGATCACTGGTTTGTACTACAGGATCGGTGCAAGCCGCCATCCGTTACCGCAATCGATTTCTTAGCTCTTCAATTGATACAATCCAATTTCGCTCATCGAAGCTATTTCGGAACCCAAACTTCCGAACGAAGTTATGGATACTGACGTCCGGTCCGGCCTGCTCAACCTCGACCGTTACGTACCCATATCGCGGGGCCAGCTCGACGAGCTTTGCGAGTAAAGCCGTTCCCTCACCCCTATGCCGCTTCTGGAAACCAATCCTAGCGATCACTATAGAAGCCTCGTCGCTACGCTCCCCAACCATAAATCGAAGGTACAGGTCTATTGCTGCTCGCCTGACGTCAACTGTCGGATACCGTGCAAAGGCACACCGCCGTTTATATCGGTATCGCGCCCTATAGAAAGCATCGATGTCCTCCGCAAATTGATAGAATGCGCTGTAGCTGGGGTCGGCGTCTTCGCTCATGGCTCTCCTGTTGAAGAGTGACTGTATTCGGACTATATCGGTCCATCGCATAATTTTACTCTTCAAGAACAAGTAGCCGCGCAACAAGTACGCCGCATACCGGCAGCGCAATGCTTCGTGAAGCTAACGTAGCGCGCAGCACATCCACGCGAGAGTTATAGATTCATACGGCCAGACTCGAATCATCACACCCTCGAAGATTCCCAAATTCTCGATTTGCGAATATCAACATCTCATTGGCGCGCGGGTGTCACGTAGTGGCGCAGCAGCAAGTCGGCCCAAGATTATGCCAAGCAGTACGGCTTCTCCGTTGAGTGGCTGATGTATTCGGCTGATTGAGCGCTGGGCGTTAACGCCCTTGGCGATACGTGTGCGTGGCCGTTAGATCATCTGGTCCGAACTTCACTGCGGCGAACGTAGCCGCTCAGCGCTATCGACGGTGCGTCCTTGCGCTTGGATAAACTGGGGCACGGCAATCGACACTAAGCTTTTTTGTCGGTAGGACTGCGCAGCTTCGGCCCAAAAGAGTCACAGTGGACTTGACCTTGGCCAACGGGCCGATAGTTTTTTTGCCACCCCAACAAGCGGCAGAGGATGCATTCACGGACGGCCGGGTCAACGGGCACTAAGCCAGGCACTGCAACTTTAAGGCTAGGATGTCCGATTACTGTTATGAAAACGACCCAGAAATGCTAAAATAGCAACCCTACCAAACCGAGGAGCACGCCCGTGCGCATCAGCATTTAAGCCCTGCCCTGGCCTTTGAAAAACAACTGATTAACAGCTCCATGTCCGAACCTACGTCCAAGCCTCCCCAGCGCGCGCCGGAAGTCGCCGTCGCCCCACTGAACACGATCGACCAGCAAGACGTCGGCGCGGGCGCAGCAGCCTTCGACAAATGGCTGCGCAAGATCAGCCACGACTACGTCACGCTCGAGCGCCTGAGCACGGTGGCCGGCAGCCTGCCCGTGATCGGCAATATCATGGCGGTGATCGACGCTGTCATGGATGTCGTCGGCATCGTCCAGAAATATATCGCCAAAAAGGAAATCGAGTTCCTGGCGTGGGTCAGCCTGGGCGTCAACCTGATCGGCGTGATCCCGCTGCCAGCGTCGAGCGCGGCGCGCATGAGCCTGCGCCCTGCCCTGCACCTGGCCAAGCAAAAGTTCGCCATGGGCTTCAAGGACGTCGGCGCCACGCTGGTCGAGGTGCTGGCTGTGAGCCTCAACGCGAAGCTGGCCGGCGAGCTCGACACCTTTATCGATGGCGCCATGGCCAGGCTCTCCGGCATCCTGGACGATTGCGCCAAGATGGCCGACGGCATCGCGGACGACCTGATCACGATCCTCAGGCGCTGCATCGGCAAGGAACCGCTGTTCGACGTGGCTTCTCCGGCGGAGGTGGAACACAAGCTGCACGACCACAAGGTGCAGAGCAGCTGGCGCCGCATGTTGGGTGCCCTGGACCGTCAGTACAAGAAGGCCGCGAACTACGCCGCCGCCACGGCAGCGCGTCAGCTGCCGCAGAGCGCCGTTGGTGGCATGAGCGTCATCATCACCCACCTGACCAACTTCAAGCCGGCGTTCCGCGCCCAGCTCGCCGCGCTGGCCGACGAGAAGGCCCAGATGAGCATCAAGTGGATCCTGCTGCGCCTGCGCGAAGCAGTCGTCAAACACAAGCGGCGCCATATGGCGCTGGTGCCGTCCAACAAGGGCGCGCAGCACAAGCACGACAAACCCGGGCAGGAGCTGGAGGTCGTCAACAAGCAGCACCCAGCGATGGGTGACGCCAACAACTGCAAGCTGTGCCCCGCGAAAGTCGGGACGGGAAGGTCGATCAGCTTCGCCACCGGCGCCGAAACGTTCACGCACACCGATTTCGTGCTGGATGCGCCGCTCCCCATCGAATGGAGCCGCACCTACCGCAGCCAGTTGATCGTCTATGACCGCGGCAACCTCGGCGCACGCTGGCTGACCCCATACAGCACGCGCATCGACGTCCTCGGCCAGGGCAAACCCACCGCCCTGCTCTATCACGCCGCCGATGGTCGCAGCCACCGCTACCCATGGCTCGCAGTCGGCGAAAAACACCACGACCCGGTTGAGCAGGTCACGCTGACCCGCCTGAGCGTCACGCTGCTCACGCTCGATTTCGGCAAGCCGCTGCCGGAGGGCGAACCGAGCTCTTGGCGCGAAACGTACGAATTGACGGACACGGTACGCGCTAAGACGGCCGAGATGGGCAAGCAGCATTTCCGCCTGATCTCGGTGCACGCCAAAGATGGCGCGGCTCTCGGCCTGCGCTACGACCACTTGGCCGCCGGCGAGGAAGTCCTCAGCGACATCATCAGCAAGCAAGGCGACAACATCATCGCCCACGCCGGCACCCAGATCGACGCCGAAACCGGCCACATCGTCGCGCTCTGGGAAATCAAGGACGGCCAACTGGTGCGCCAGCTGGCCGCCTACGACTACGACGAGCAAGGCGACCTGATCCAAGGTCAGGACGAAAACGCGGCTGCATGGCAGTACCAGTACGACCGCCACCTCGTCACCCGCTATACCGACCGCACTGGACGCGGCATAAATCTCGCCTACGACACCAGCATCGACAGCGGCGCCAACGCGAAAGCGATCCGCGAGTGGGCTGAGGTGTACTGTCAATAGCGGACACTCTTGTTTCAAACCGCCTGCAGCCGTTCGCTGAATTCCTCGGCAAACAACGCTGGCGCTACATTGCCAAGACGCGAGTGGCGTCGCTGGCGGTTATAAAAGCTTTCGATGTACTCCTGTATCGCGGCCTTCGCATCGGCGCGGGTTGCATATCGTTGATGGTGCACCAGCTCATTTTTCAGACTGCCCCAGAAGCTTTCCATAGGCGCGTTGTCGTAGCAGTTCCCCCTGCGCGACATGGACGGTTGCATGCCAAACTGCTTGACGAGCTTTTGATAGTCGTGAGCGCAATACTGGCTCCCACGGTCGGAGTGGTGAATCAATCCCGGCGCCGGGCGCTTGTTGCGCACGGCTTTCCAAAGGGCCTGTGCGGTCAGCGTTTGCGTCATGCGCGCACCCATCGAATAGCCCACCAGTTCGCATGTAAAGACGTCTTTGATGCCGGCCAGGTAGAGCCAGCCTTCGCCTGTGGCGACATACGTGATGTCGGTTACCCAGGCTTCGTTCGGGCGGGTTGGTGCGAAGGTCTGATTCAACAGATTCTCGGCCACCGGCAGCTCATGGTTCGAGTTGGTGGTGGCCTTGAATTTTCGCTTCTGCTTACAGCGCAGGGCAAGCTCACGTCGTAGCCGGACGATGCGGTCACGGCCAGCAGGAAAGCCTTGTGCGGCCAGTTCCGGCTGCATCCGAAGTGGCCCATATGTCTGCCGGCTCTGCGTATGAACCGCCTCGATGGCGACCTTCAGGCGCGCGTCCTCCTGCGCACGTTTCGACGGCTGCCCGTGAGTCCAAGCATAGAACCCGCTGCGCGACACGTCGAAGACGCGGC
This is a stretch of genomic DNA from Pseudoduganella chitinolytica. It encodes these proteins:
- a CDS encoding IS4 family transposase: MLDDALHFLVQAQEDPDWARLGRHLPSEWIEQAVVHTGKASIRRRRLPTEQVVWLVVALALYRHQSISEVVDDLDLALPDVQAPFVSKSAVAQARQRVGAEPLRALFEISAKAWSEQDRKQYLFKGLSLYAMDGTTLKTADTPEQRNHFGEQSYASGRIASYPQVRGVTLTAVPTHLIRDAKFGPYGINEMLHAKELLASIPDDSLTVFDKGFLSAEILCGLTVGGTNRHFIIPAKSNTKWEVVGGTADDAMIEMRVSPQARKKCPDLPATWRARAITIIDQSARKHVLLTSLCDTKRYTAKDVATCYTRRWQIETSYRELKQTMMGRALTLRSRTVEGVYQEIWGTLTAYNLIRLEIAKAALAVKCEPTEVSFIRAFHVIQYELHWAAVTRSHGKLPALMQRLRQRLLMLLNEERPGRKIDRAVKALPHRYTVRVLKKDLN
- a CDS encoding DUF6531 domain-containing protein, which produces MSEPTSKPPQRAPEVAVAPLNTIDQQDVGAGAAAFDKWLRKISHDYVTLERLSTVAGSLPVIGNIMAVIDAVMDVVGIVQKYIAKKEIEFLAWVSLGVNLIGVIPLPASSAARMSLRPALHLAKQKFAMGFKDVGATLVEVLAVSLNAKLAGELDTFIDGAMARLSGILDDCAKMADGIADDLITILRRCIGKEPLFDVASPAEVEHKLHDHKVQSSWRRMLGALDRQYKKAANYAAATAARQLPQSAVGGMSVIITHLTNFKPAFRAQLAALADEKAQMSIKWILLRLREAVVKHKRRHMALVPSNKGAQHKHDKPGQELEVVNKQHPAMGDANNCKLCPAKVGTGRSISFATGAETFTHTDFVLDAPLPIEWSRTYRSQLIVYDRGNLGARWLTPYSTRIDVLGQGKPTALLYHAADGRSHRYPWLAVGEKHHDPVEQVTLTRLSVTLLTLDFGKPLPEGEPSSWRETYELTDTVRAKTAEMGKQHFRLISVHAKDGAALGLRYDHLAAGEEVLSDIISKQGDNIIAHAGTQIDAETGHIVALWEIKDGQLVRQLAAYDYDEQGDLIQGQDENAAAWQYQYDRHLVTRYTDRTGRGINLAYDTSIDSGANAKAIREWAEVYCQ
- a CDS encoding GFA family protein gives rise to the protein MATRTASCSCGQLRIEVAAEPNGVGICHCLACQRRTGSVFAPVAGFPLPYTVSGRSTAYVRTGDAGCGFVYHFCPVCGSTVFHTENDVDDEVFVAVGAFADPDFPAPQISVYDCRRHPWAQLPPGTRAFERDPT
- a CDS encoding ATP-dependent nuclease, translating into MKVVRLSIQNFRGIKSANLLFDGHTLMVGSNNVGKSTVCEALDLVLGPDRLNRFPPVDEFDFYNGRYLVPGAAEDAAPETIPLRIEAVLIDLSAEVSGKCGGHVEFWHVAEKRLLDEGELAAANPPVALPCLRLETVGRYNPEEDEFEAKTYFSHSPDGLDGELTPIPRPVKRLFGFLYLRTLRTGSRALSLERGSLLDIILRAKGVRTTLWEKTISKLRTLDMEAEAAELAPVLRSVEKRLSRYIALDAQGQGHATRVHVSELTREHLRKTMTFFLALSPGQTHVPFAHAGTGTINTLVLALLSFIADLKPETVIFAMEEPEIAVPPHTQRRIANYLLTKTTQAFVTSHSPFVIEKFEPSMTLLLTREDGVVSARKVSDATGLKDNDYKRFARSGLSECMLGRAAIVVEGITELHAMPVVARRMEEADPLLLPLDIAGVAFFDADGESNMPKFAKFFKTLGLRTFAFYDLDYKGKRKPEQAQALADNFEVNVEHPYKGFEDLVLAEVPVDRLWSFLVGLKADDQNGNLVIPGERPDDQAVLSIARGGLAGAKGAGWCARLFEECELDELPKTVTDFLRQIFALFPPPQPIVDDDGGLEAALA
- a CDS encoding UvrD-helicase domain-containing protein, encoding MDAAPNPRESVLACDGHALILGGPGSGKTTIALRKAIKRIKEGMAPEQSALFLSFSRAAVARILDAAKVEAERGEQAKLSIQTFHSFFWEVLKCHAYLLGAPRKLSILLPHDEKALSGGISEGDDAWPEWLAERERLFREDGRVAFDLFAPNATTLLATSSHILLSVARRYPIIVVDEAQDTGQFAWRCIEMLAPHCQIICLADLEQQIFDYLPGVGPERVDAIRAALAPHEVDFGTENHRSPNSEILLFGNDVLAGTARGAPYKGVSSMPYRPENPTPDWNALLRRSLGALCKAIKVDTGKPVETIAILVANNRSALRVSNALNAIGEQGGTPVKHKLLFDEAEALLSARLAAFLLEPKTAGSFEQDVAMSMDLIAAALRATGNFQAPAAKLTEQANKIRGGKALQIKIAKALRGVILRLHLVGFSGNPAADWLLVKHALRDSGQAELSRVATQLDFLVAFQRGHRISAGLATQWLRDGAYTRAREALDQALAQEHILDGAEAQMGIQVMNFHKAKGKQFDGVIIVREARRTGAGVDSSFAWRDDIPPYTKSRRVLRVGITRARGHLLILDPMWPSCPLLRGHAL
- a CDS encoding ISL3 family transposase, with product MQDNNLGLPFWEGFLASDLERKNGATWITLVPDPRAPLVCSGCDSNCWQIHETGWRVVRDMPMLGDPVWLRVRLRRVRCSECGTRAERVKWLDRHARVTQRLAEFVGLWCQKLPVAHVCKLSGLHWDTVRRIERTNLAAQIAALPDAQPTRLVMDEFALYKGHRYATVVLDADTRRVLWVGEGRSREALRPFFEWLGPERCRAIEAVAMDMNTAFDLEVKEHCPQAHVVYDLFHVVAKYGREVIDRVRVDEANRLKHDLPMRKVVKRARWLLLRNRANIPAEKLASLDELLAANQTLSTVYIMKAALKELWSAQGAWQWRTAWQTWLRMANESGVEPLQKFARKLKPYWRGIVARVRWPMHTGQLEGINNRIKVMKRMAYGYRDSEFFFLKIKAAFPGNP